A DNA window from Cutaneotrichosporon cavernicola HIS019 DNA, chromosome: 2 contains the following coding sequences:
- a CDS encoding uncharacterized protein (TspO/MBR family) → MSGLLPGFLIDIARIPAVAVGLPIALGGLVGYGVNTRTAWYSSLKQPLLSPPAWAFGPVWTILYGMMGYASHLVSEVAVKNLDPVTRDMANTALGLYYAQLALNLSWMPLFFSARSPFVALADMLTLASTVFVMTDVMNALPTRFPTIYLLAPYCGWLMYATYLNVGLCYLNY, encoded by the exons ATGTCTGGCCTCCTCCCCGGCTTCCTCATTGATATTGCGCGCAtccccgccgtcgccg TTGGCCTGCCTATTGCACTCGGCGGATTGGTCGGGTACGGCGTCAACACCCGGACTGCGTGGTACTCC TCGCTCAAGCAGCCGTTGCTCAGCCCACCTGCCTGGGCGTTCGGGCCGGTATGGACGATCCTGTACGGCATGATGGGGTACGCGTCGCACCTGGTCTCCGAGGTCGCGGTCAAGAACCTCGACCCCGTGACGCGCGACATGGCCAACACCGCGCTGGGGCTGTATTATGCCCAGCTGGCGCTCAACCTTTCATGGATGCCGCTGTTCTTTAGCG CCAGGAGCCCCTtcgtcgcgcttgccgaTATGCTCACCCTCGCTAGCACAGTGTTCGTCATGACCGACGTCATGAACGCGCTCCCCACCCGCTTCCCCACCATCTACCTCCTGGCGCCCTACTGCGGATGGCTTATGTACG ccaCGTATCTCAACGTGGGCCTCTGCTACCTCAACTACTAG
- the IDH2 gene encoding uncharacterized protein (Isocitrate/isopropylmalate dehydrogenase) — protein MFRSHRAIATTFRSAQVARGYASQVGEVTAAFAQPMDANGNYHVTLIPGDGIGPEIADSVRAIYSAARVPIVWEEADVTPVLKDGKTAIPDEAIHSIKKNTVALKGPLATPVGKGHVSLNLTLRRTFSLFANVRPCVSIKGYKTAYDDVNTVLIRENTEGEYSGIEHVIVPGVVQSIKLITYEASERVARYAFHYARTSGRNKVTAVHKANIMKMSDGMFLTACRAVAQEFPDVEYDEDILDRICLRMTQNPAPFADRVMVMPNLYGDILSDLSAGLIGGLGLTPSGNIGRDASIFEAVHGSAPDIAGKGMANPTALILSSLMMLRHMRLNDFADKIEDATLSTIAEGKHITRDLGGKAGTQEYTDAIIKRLQ, from the exons ATGTTCCGCTCTCACCGCGCCATCGCTACCACCTTCCGCAGCGCCCAG GTTGCTCGCGGCTACGCCAgccaggtcggcgaggtcacTGCAGCCTTTGCCCAGCCCATGGACGCCAAC GGCAACTACCATGTCACTCTCATCCCCGGTGACG GTATCGGTCCCGAGATCGCCGACAGCGTGCGCGCGATCTACTCGGCTGCGAGG GTGCCCATTGTttgggaggaggccgacgtGACTCCcgtcctcaaggacggcaagacTGCCATCCCCGACGAGGCAATCCACAGCATCAAGAAGAACActgtcgcgctcaagggTCCCCTTGCGACTCCTG TCGGCAAGGGCCACGTCtcgctcaacctcaccctccgccGCACTTTCTCGCTCTTCGCAAACGTCCGTCCCTGTGTGTCCATCAAGGGCTACAAGACGGCTTATGACGACGTCAACACCGTCCTCATCCGTGAGAAcaccgagggcgagtacTCTGGTATCGAGCACGTGATTGTCCCCGGTGTCGTCCAGTCGATCAAGCTCATCACCTACGAGGCGTCGGAGCGTGTCGCGCGCTACGCGTTCCACTACGCGCGGACGTCTGGCCGTAACAAGGTCACCGCGGTCCACAAGGCCAACATTATGAAGATGTCGGACGGCATGTTCCTTACCGCGTGCCGTGCCGTTGCCCAGGAGTTCCCCGACGTCGagtacgacgaggacatcctcgaccgcATCTGCCTTAGAATGACCCAGAACCCCGCGCCGTTCGCCGACCGCGTCATGGTCATGCCCAACCTGTACGGTGACATTCTCTCTGACCTTTCGGCAGGTCTCATCGGCGGTCTCGGCCTGACTCCCTCGGGCAACATTggccgcgacgcgtcgaTCTTCGAGGCTGTCCACGGTTCCGCCCCAGACATTGCCGGCAAGGGCATGGCCAACCCCACcgctctcatcctctctTCGCTGATGATGCTTCGCCACATGCGCCTCAACGACTTTGCCGACaagatcgaggacgccacTCTGTCCACCATTGCTGAGGGCAAGCACATCacgcgcgacctcggcggcaaggcTGGCACCCAGGAGTACACGGACGCCATCATCAAGCGCCTCCAGTAA
- the ISC1 gene encoding uncharacterized protein (Endonuclease/Exonuclease/phosphatase family), with translation MPAKVIPHDVDVDVNDLRKPVGLFHRSAVNMELKILTFNFWGLAFLSKDRAPRLAALGSILARGEHDIVCLQELWIHDEYERLRQDIQGAYPYSRFFHTGALGSGLAIFSQHPITESHALPYSLSGMPHQVIQGDFYVNKAAARVAVRHPALGEIEVWNTHMHAAGEGGPDTVQAHRMAQAWQLATEVRRGTRGGRYVFAMGDFNSQPWSIPIALLRGYGGLRDSFLEAHPTANDPSPAGITATQALESAGMTCDSTLNTWSQGKPIPAHVTAAGGKRLDYIFYTPSAHETGLRCSSSKVVLTEHVPGREMSISDHFGLSSTFILSDEVHRPTPASQAPLLLDSESETSVIHPTPGGSVYELRRADSASDGAVRAALATIRAYGRLARQRTLRFTALMVACIIAAVGLAVGSAWQPKPWIQPIFTLLAFALGAFGATMLYVGWLWGRWERGLLDEVTDEMEEVLRASEESR, from the exons ATGCCAGCAAAAGTAATTCCACATgacgtcgatgtcgacgtcaacgaTCTTCGAAAACCAGTTGGTCTCTTCCATCGCTCCGCCGTCAACATGGAGCTGAAGATCCTCACATTCAACTTCTG GGGCCTGGCGTTCCTGTCCAAGGACCGGGCGCCGCGTCTTGCTGCCCTCGGGTCCATCCTCGCCCGTGGTGAACACGACATTGTCTGTCTCCAGGAACTCTGGATACATGACGAGTATGAACGCCTCCGCCAAGACATACAGGGGGCGTATCCCTACTCGCGCTTCTTCCACAC cggcgcgcTGGGCTCTGGCCTTGCAATCTTCTCGCAGCACCCCATCACCGAGTCGCACGCGCTGCCGTACTCGCTCTCGGGCATGCCGCACCAGGTGATACAGGGCGACTTCTACGTCAACAAGGCTGCAGCGCGAGTGGCCGTGCGGCATCCGGCGCTCGGAGAGATCGAGGTCTGGAATACGCATATGCACGCGGCAGGGGAGGGTGGGCCAGACACGGTCCAGGCACATCGTATGGCGCAGGCTTGGCAACTCGCCACGGAAGTGCGGCGCGGTACTCGAGGCGGGCGGTATGTGTTTGCT atGGGCGACTTCAATTCGCAGCCCTGGTCGATTCCCATCGCCCTACTGCGGGGTTACGGTGGACTGCGGGATAGCTTCCTCGAAGCGCATCCTACGGCTAACGACCCGTCTCCGGCCGGGATTACGGCCACCCAAGCGCTCGAGAGCGCCGGCATGACATGCGACTCGACCCTCAACACGTGGAGCCAAGGCAAGCCTATCCCGGCCCACgtcaccgccgccggcggcaAGCGTCTCGACTACATCTTCTACACGCCGTCCGCCCACGAGACTGGACTGAGGTGTTCGAGCTCCAAGGTGGTACTGACAGAACACGTCCCGGGTCGTGAGATGAGCATCTCCGACCACTTCGGGCTCTCATCGACCTTCATCCTCTCCGACGAGGTGCACCGACCAACACCGGCATCGCAGgcccccctcctcctcgactcggagaGCGAGACCTCGGTGATCCACCCCACGCCGGGCGGGAGCGTGTACGAgctccgccgcgccgacaGTGCGAGTGACGGGGCGGTCCGGgctgcgctcgccaccATCCGCGCTTATGGCCGGCTCGCACGTCAACGCACCCTCCGCTTCACCGCTTTGATGGTCGCGTGCATCATCGCCGCCGTGGGTTTGGCGGTGGGCAGCGCGTGGCAGCCCAAGCCGTGGATCCAGCCGATTTTTACCCTGCTTGCTTTCGCACTAGGGGCGTTTGGGGCTACGATGCTTTATGTTGGCTGGCTGTGGGGGCGCTGGGAGAGGGGACTGCTCGATGAGGTCACggatgagatggaggaggtgtTGCGGGCTAGCGAGGAGAGCCGGTAG
- the tspO gene encoding uncharacterized protein (TspO/MBR family) → MSLPSILIDIARNPWLSVGATVVLGATVAKVSNNDRAHAYYASLSKPPGNPPTWALGPIWGTLYGMLGYAAHIIALDTSGEAQRALGLYYVQLSLNFVYMPIFFQVQSREVALADIIAITWLTWKLVDDTRGLSGPAYLLLLPYAIWMLYSTYLNIGMIYLNSKKGKTA, encoded by the exons ATGTCGCTTCCCAGTATTCTCATCGACATTGCGCGCAACCCTTGGCTCTCCG TTGGGGCCACGGTTGTGCTCGGCGCAACTGTCGCTAAGGTCAGCAACAACGACCGCGCGCACGCATACTACGCATCGCTCTCAAAACCGCCAGGCAACCCCCCGACGTGGGCGCTCGGTCCTATCTGGGGAACGCTGTACGGTATGTTGGGATATGCTGCCCATATCATTGCCCTCGACACTAGTGGCGAGGCACAACGGGCACTGGGACTATACTACGTCCAACTCTCTCTCAACTTCGTGTACATGCCCATATTCTTCCAGGTACAGAGTCGGGAGGTCGCGTTGGCGGACATTATCGCTATCACGTGGTTAACTTGGAAACTCGTC GATGACACTCGCGGACTGTCCGGGCCAGCgtacctcctcctccttccatATGCCATTTGGATGCTTTATT CGACGTACCTCAACATCGGGATGATTTACCTCAACTCCAAG AAGGGCAAGACTGCGTAG
- the SCP160 gene encoding uncharacterized protein (K homology RNA-binding domain), with amino-acid sequence MALSAAELQKRHQLEGAPDPFPSLGGAPAPPRPKSSTPVPASGSNDLDTSEDAFPSLAPSASKARPALSAWSKAPAIKPSVKKPMAPGGLGRVGHATAGSHPFTESFTIPANELATGKAVTETMKKVADQTGAVVESSTQMSTGLKQFHIKAADPKRLALARQIIERGLSKPVTLEVEIPISTIGTIVGPKGATLKGITDETGTKIDIPRRDTLPEWDARTARETREAAGEEYDSDDEPEEPQVTITIAGTGAAAKEAKAKLLGLISHRISQGSASIKNIPSKYYPFINGPRGANARRLEQEVGEGEVKIHVPPPAVWRAIQDDEDEDAAPKNVSIKVKGDKEKVKAIVAAINRQYEDLVGTLKEFGIVVPKRQHLYLIGEAADDILEKTGCIIDLPPASDPNEQVMMRGPQSGLLKAIELAMSKAEAVAVETVDVVAISRVNTNDPVPHAKKVARFLQRSSRLRGIGNKYDQVKVFAPKSEIMESTGKVVIDIVGENKDEVIKARDDVLAAVKAVPPAAITTVYVDPAVHSLLIGKKGAKIALFESAHSVTTVFPPSDSDDGDVAVVYNGADLPADKKQRDAKLKEAVGAAAAALEELAKGAADVKTENLDVDKKWHRAIIGQGGTVLNALIGEDQLVNVRVGAKAKGDAEDVVVVRGPSSEVDRVVAQIKQIVEDAKNDDIINGYTVEFDVDKKYVPHLVGQAGSAINKLRETLGVKVNFDDAAEVKKGKKPVAHCKIVGRKEAVEEAKRRIHAQIEKLEDETTETVKIKREIQPALIGSGGKYAIRLEEKYAVKLSFPRDGKDQKPDEVIIRGGKKGVAAAKAELLEAAAFEAESRQSASFTIPQKSVAFIVGKSGATINGIKDDTGAHIDIDKSAGEDGKTTVTVRGDKKAITAAKAAVLELVKEFGDEINVTLTIDPKYHRTLIGQGGQKLRDLITEAGGPAEAFKQSGLVTFPKQGDDKPDQVRLRGDSKVVNAIQAALEKEVTQLKSTIIRGVAVPAAQHASKIGRGGSALQDLQRRTGATIHFPGSRQYNSVGDIDNKDELSCEEGDVVKVIGTKEAVANAADVLTQPSPERGAPRGGRGGGDLATRTVSIPAKYYHAIAEQPNLMRQIRGVGAFVTLPNAPPKPTHARGDDAGAKSARIDQAEEEEYQWEVCENYSNAAEGDLDWLIRAKEDDLDRAAAVLERALAGAQAATHVGLLTGLPRSAFPRVIGAKGATITRLRADTGADITVGKDDDLITITGDAKSVEQARDAILEIVNRPGRY; translated from the exons ATGGCTCTCTCCGCTGCCGAGCTGCAGAAG AGGCACCAGCTTGAGGGTGCACCCGACCCGTTCCCGTCGCTTGGTGGCGCGCCTgccccgccccgccccaAGTCGTCTACCCCCGTCCCGGCGTCCGGTTCGAACGACCTCGACACGTCCGAGGATGCATTCCCCTCGCTTGccccctcggcctccaAGGCGCGGCCCGCTCTGTCTGCCTGGTCCAAGGCTCCTGCGATCAAGCCCAGCGTCAAGAAGCCCATGGCTCCCGGCGGTCTTGGCCGCGTCGGCCACGCGACCGCCGGCTCCCACCCGTTCACCGAGTCGTTTACTATCCCAGCCAACGAGCTCGCTACGGGCAAGGCCGTCACTGAGACGATGAAGAAGGTTGCCGATCAGACTGGCGCTGTTGTCGAGAGCTCGACGCAGATGTCGACCGGCCTGAAGCAGTTCCACATCAAGGCGGCTGACCCGAAGCgtcttgcgcttgcgcgccAGATCATCGAGCGCGGCCTCAGCAAGCCCGTCactctcgaggtcgagatccCCATCTCGACTATTGGTACGATTGTCGGTCCCAAGGGCGCTACGCTCAAGGGCATTACGGACGAGACTGGTACCAAGATCGACATTCCGCGTCGCGACACCCTCCCCGAGTGGGACGCCCGCACGGCCCGCGAGACCCGTGAGGCTGCTGGCGAAGAGTAtgactcggacgacgagcccgaggagcCTCAGGTCACGATCACGATTGCTGGCACCGgtgcggcggccaaggaggccaaggccaagctccttggcctcatcTCGCACCGCATCTCGCAGGGCTCGGCTTCTATCAAGAACATCCCGTCCAAGTACTACCCGTTCATCAACGGCCCGCGTGGCGCCAacgcccgccgcctcgagcaggaggtcggcgagggtgaggtcAAGATCCACGTTCCCCCTCCCGCTGTCTGGCGCGCCATCCaggacgatgaggacgaggacgccgctCCCAAGAACGTCTCGATCAAGGTCAAGGGtgacaaggagaaggtcaaggccaTCGTCGCTGCCATCAACCGCCAGTACGAGGACCTTGTTGGCACGCTCAAGGAGTTTGGTATTGTGGTTCCCAAGCGCCAGCACCTCTACCTCATcggcgaggctgccgaCGACATTCTCGAGAAGACTGGCTGCATCATCGACCTCCCGCCTGCATCTGACCCGAACGAGCAGGTCATGATGCGGGGGCCCCAGTCTGGCCTTCTCAAGGCCATCGAGCTCGCAATGTCGAAGGCCGAAGCTGTTGCTGTCGAGACCGTCGACGTTGtcgccatctcgcgcgtCAACACCAACGACCCCGTCCCGCACGCCAAGAAGGTTGCCCGCTTCCTCCAGCGTTCGTCGCGCCTCAGGGGCATCGGTAACAAGTATGACCAGGTCAAGGTTTTCGCTCCCAAGAGCGAGATCATGGAGTCGACTGGCAAGGTTGTCATTGACATTGTTGGCGagaacaaggacgaggtcatcAAGGCCCGTGACGATgtcctcgcggccgtcaAGGCTGTCCCTCCCGCTGCAATCACCACCGTCTACGTTGACCCCGCCGTCCACTCGCTCCTGATTGGCAAGAAGGGTGCCAAGATTGCCCTGTTCGAGTCGGCCCACTCGGTCACCACCGTCTTCCCGccctcggactcggacgacggcgacgtcgcggtTGTGTACAACGGTGCGGACCTCCCGGCTGACAAGAagcagcgcgacgcgaagctcaaggaggcggttggggctgcggctgccgccctcgaggagctcgccaagggcgccgccgacgtcaagACCGAGAACCTCGACGTTGATAAGAAGTGGCACCGCGCCATCATCGGCCAGGGCGGCACCGTTCTGAACGCTCTCATCGGTGAggaccagctcgtcaacgtccgtgtcggcgccaaggccaagggtGACGCtgaggacgtcgtcgttgtcCGCGGCCCCTCATCCGAGGTCGACCGTGTCGTTGCCCAGATCAAGCAGATTGTTgaggacgccaagaacGACGACATCATCAATGGCTACACTGTCGAGTTTGACGTCGACAAGAAGTACGTGccccacctcgtcggccaggCCGGCTCGGCCATCAACAAGCTTCGCGAGACTCTcggcgtcaaggtcaaCTTTGACGACGCTGCAGAGGTCAAAAAGGGCAAGAAGCCCGTTGCGCACTGCAAGATTGTTGGCCGCAAggaggctgtcgaggaggccaagcgGCGCATCCATGCGCAGATCGAGAAgcttgaggacgagacCACCGAGACCGTCAAGATCAAGCGCGAGATCCAGCCTGCTCTCATCGGCTCGGGTGGCAAGTACGCGatccgcctcgaggagaagtACGCCGTCAAGCTCTCGTTCCCtcgcgacggcaaggaccaGAAGCCTGACGAGGTCATTATCCGCGGTGGCAAGAAGGGTGTTGCGGCTGCGAAGGcggagctgctcgaggctgcggccTTTGAGGCCGAGTCGCGCCAGTCGGCGTCGTTCACCATCCCCCAGAAGTCGGTCGCGTTCATTGTCGGCAAGTCGGGTGCCACCATCAACGGCATCAAGGACGACACTGGCGCCCATATCGACATTGACAAGAGcgctggcgaggatggcaagACGACCGTCACTGTCCGCGGCGACAAGAAGGCCATCACTgctgccaaggctgccgttctcgagctcgttaAGGAGTTCGGTGACGAGATCAACGTTACTCTTACCATCGACCCTAAGTACCACCGTACTCTTATTGGTCAGGGTGGCCAGAAGCTCCGCGACCTGATCACGGAGGCTGGTGGTCCGGCCGAGGCATTCAAGCAGTCGGGCCTTGTCACCTTCCCTAAGCagggcgacgacaagcCTGACCAGGTGCGCCTCCGTGGCGACTCCAAGGTCGTCAACGCGATCcaggcggcgctcgagaaggaggtcaCTCAGCTCAAGAGCACCATCAtccgcggcgtcgccgttcCAGCTGCGCAGCACGCGAGCAAGATTGGCCGCGGTGGCTCGGCGCTTCAGGACCTCCAGCGTCGCACTGGCGCGACGATCCACTTCCCCGGCTCGCGCCAGTACAACAGCGTCGGCGACATTGAcaacaaggacgagctctCGTGCGAagagggcgacgtcgtcaaggtCATCGGCACTAAGGAGGCCGTGGCCAACGCTGCTGATGTGCTTACCCAGCCCTCGCCTGAGCGTGgtgcgccgcgcggcgggcgtggcggcggcgacctcgccacccgCACCGTGTCGATCCCGGCCAAGTACTACCACGCGATCGCGGAGCAGCCGAACCTGATGCGCCAGATCCGCGGTGTCGGCGCGTTCGTGACTCTCCCCAACGCGCCGCCCAAGCCCACGCACGCGCGCGGtgacgacgccggcgccaagAGCGCGCGAATcgaccaggccgaggaagaggagtACCAGTGGGAAGTGTGCGAGAACTACTCGAACGCGGCTGAGGGTGACCTTGACTGGCTCATccgcgccaaggaggacgaccttgACCGTGCCGCGGCagtgctcgagcgcgcgctcgccggcgCCCAGGCGGCAACTCACGTTGGCCTCCTCACTGGTCTTCCCCGGTCGGCGTTCCCCCGCGTCATTGGCGCAAAGGGCGCCACTATCACCCGCCTCCGTGCCGACACGGGCGCGGACATTACcgtcggcaaggacgacgacctcatCACCATTACTGGAGACGCCAAGAGcgtcgagcaggcgcgtgacgccatcctcgagaTTGTCAACCGTCCCGGCCGTTACTAA
- the MEF1 gene encoding uncharacterized protein (Mitochondrial GTPase that catalyzes the GTP-dependent ribosomal translocation step during translation elongation. During this step, the ribosome changes from the pre-translocational (PRE) to the post-translocational (POST) state as the newly formed A-site-bound peptidyl-tRNA and P-site-bound deacylated tRNA move to the P and E sites, respectively. Catalyzes the coordinated movement of the two tRNA molecules, the mRNA and conformational changes in the ribosome) has product MSAVTRVLVRSRLAAVRCAPLQLRSLSSVVRPTALRPAVTAARLQQLSQVRFASSAEAVAEVEEAAPQWPVREAPPLSDKDIKRLTRQRNIGISAHIDSGKTTLTERVLYYTGRVRDVHEVRGRDGVGAKMDSMDLEREKGITIQSAATFADWVSLPPPNEWTADQQPGENEPEKEKFALNIIDTPGHVDFTIEVERALRVLDAAVLVLCSVAGVQSQTITVDRQMRRYNVPRVCFINKMDRAGANPWRVIDQLRNKLRMNAAAVQIPIGSEDSLDGVVDIIRMKALRFRGVKGNEVVEEPVPEELKELAEAKRQELIEHVAEADEEISDKFLMEEPISNLDITKAIRRATINLKFIPVFMGSAIKNTGVQAMLDGVAAYLPDPSEVASNAIDTSLPVEAPKVPLAGAEDAPFVGLAFKLEEGRFGQLTYVRVYQGELRKGGLIFNARTGKKVKVPRLVRMHADEMEDVESIKAGEICATFGVECSSGDTFTDGTTSLSMTSMFVPEPVISLSIRPEGQETPNFSRALNRFQKEDPTFRVHLDPESQETIISGMGELHLDIYVERMKREYSVSCVTGKPRVAFRETITQPAKFEYTHKKQTGGSGQFGRVKGYIEPMEHDAETGKDNEFVNQIIGGNIPTGFIPAIEKGFQEALDRGLLTGHVINGVRFVLEDGQHHAVDSSELAFRLASIGAFKEAFNKAGPVVLEPIMNVEIIAPVEFQGAVIGGINQRKGNILDSEIRDDEFTLQAEVALNDMFGYSSSLRGITQGKGEFTMEWVKYAPVMPNVQRDMTEAFRKKQLSGN; this is encoded by the exons ATGTCCGCCGTcacgcgcgtcctcgtgcGCTCGCGCCTCGCAGCGGTTCGCTGCGCACCGCTCCAGCTCCGATCGCTGTCCTCGGTCGTCCGCCCGACTGCCCTCCGCCCGGCCGTCACTGCTGCCCGCCTCCAGCAGCTCTCGCAGGTCCGCTTCGCCAGCTCGGCTGAGGCTGTGgctgaggtcgaggaggccgctCCCCAGTGGCCTGTGCGCGAGGCGCCGCCACTCTCCGACAAGGACATTAAGCGCCTCACTCGCCAGCGCAACATCGGAAT CTCGGCCCACATCGACTCGGGCAAGACCACCCTGACGGAGCGTGTGCTCTACTACACCGGCCGTGTGCGCGATGTCCACGAGGTCCGTGGCCGCGACGGTGTTGGCGCCAAGATGGACTCGATGGACCTTGAGCGTGAGAAGGGTATCACCATTCAGTCGGCCGCGACCTTTGCGGACTGGGTTTCgcttccccctcccaacGAGTGGACTGCCGACCAGCAGCCCGGCGAAAACGAGCCTGAGAAGGAGAAGTTTGCGCTCAACATCATCGACACGCCCGGTCACGTCGACTTTACCATTGAGGTCGAGCGTGCGCTCCGTGTGCTCGACGCTGCTGTCCTCGTTCTCTGCTCGGTTGCGGGTGTGCAGTCGCAGACCATCACCGTCGACCGTCAGATGAGGCGCTACAACGTCCCCCGCGTGTGCTTCATCAACAAGATGGACCGTGCCGGTGCCAACCCGTGGCGCGTCATCGACCAGCTCCGCAACAAGCTCAGGATGAACGCCGCTGCCGTCCAGATCCCTATCGGTAGCGAGGACTCTCTCGACGGTGTCGTCGACATTATCCGCATGAAGGCCCTCCGCTTCCGCGGTGTCAAGGGTAAcgaggtcgttgaggaGCCCGTccccgaggagctcaaggagctcgccgaggccaagcgccaGGAGCTCATCGAGCACGTTGCCgaagccgacgaggagatctCGGACAAGTTCCTCATGGAGGAGCCCAtctccaacctcgacaTCACCAAGGCCatccgccgcgccaccaTCAACCTCAAGTTCATTCCGGTGTTCATGGGCTCGGCCATCAAGAACACTGGTGTTCAGGCCATGCTTGACGGTGTCGCCGCCTACCTCCCCGACCCCTCGGAGGTTGCGTCCAACGCCATCGACACCTCCCTTCCCGTCGAGGCCCCCAAGGTCCCCCTTGCCGGTGCGGAGGATGCTCCGttcgtcggcctcgcgtTCAAGCTTGAGGAGGGCCGCTTCGGCCAGTTGACCTACGTCCGCGTGTACCAGGGTGAGCTCCGCAAGGGTGGCCTCATCTTCAACGCCCGCACTGGTAAGAAGGTCAAGGTGCCTCGTCTTGTGCGCATgcacgccgacgagatggaggacgTCGAATCGATCAAGGCTGGTGAGATCTGCGCCACCTTTGGTGTCGAGTGCTCGTCTGGTGACACTTTCACGGACGGCACCACGTCGCTCTCAATGACGTCCATGTTCGTCCCCGAGCCCGTCATCTCGCTGTCGATCCGGCCCGAGGGTCAGGAGACGCCCAACTTCTCGCGTGCGCTCAACCGCTTCCAGAAGGAGGACCCGACCTTCCGCGTCCACCTTGACCCCGAGTCACAGGAGACCATCATCTCCGGTATGGGTGAGCTTCACCTCGACATTTATGTCGAGCGCATGAAGCGCGAGTACAGCGTCTCGTGCGTGACCGGCAAGCCACGTGTCGCGTTCCGTGAGACGATCACTCAGCCCGCCAAGTTCGAGTACACCCACAAGAAGCAGACGGGTGGTTCGGGTCAGTTCGGTCGCGTCAAGGGCTACATCGAGCCCATGGAGCACGATGCCGAGACTGGCAAGGACAACGAGTTTGTCAACCAGATCATTGGTGGCAACATTCCTACCGGCTTCATTCCCGCTATCGAGAAGGGTTTCcaggaggcgctcgaccgcgGCCTTCTCACTGGTCACGTCATCAACGGCGTCCgcttcgtcctcgaggatggTCAGCACCACGCTGTCGATTCGAGCGAGTTGGCATTCCGCCTTGCGTCTATTGGCGCGTTCAAGGAGGCGTTCAACAAGGCTGGCCCTGTTGTTCTTGAGCCCATCATGAACGTCGAGATCATTGCGCCTGTCGAGTTCCAGGGTGCCGTCATTGGTGGTATCAACCAGCGCAAGGGCAACATTCTAGACAGCGAGAttcgcgacgacgagtttacgctccaggccgaggttgcGCTCAACGACATGTTTGGTTACTCGTCTAGCTTGCGCGGCATCACGCAGGGTAAGGGCGAGTTTACGATGGAGTGGGTCAAGTACGCGCCTGTCATGCCCAACGTCCAGCGTGACATGACCGAGGCTTTCCGCAAGAAGCAGCTCTCTGGCAACTAG